CGTGTTAAATAGTTTGGGGCAAGATCTGACACTCAATACTATTTTCCCTAGCCCCTGGCTGCATACTGTAGTCATGGGTGTGATGACATAATTACGCTCGTAGCAGTGACGGAAACTGACACTGAACAATTTATAGCTTAAATTTGGACTTGTGGCATTGTTGGAATGCAGTAGGACTATATGCCTATGAGCTGGGGACCAAGCCTGGCTGAAGTTAAGTGCAGCTATTGCTTTGTCTAGTCAGACAATGGAGGAAGTCAACCTGTCAACGGGTGACTGATAAGCTAATTTACAATAACTGTTTCCTGTCCGCTGTTCCTTCAGGAAGTACTTAAGAGTGGTAATGTGTGGCTGTATTGGCTGTTTCCTGCTTTGAATGCCTACAGGCCTTTGTAGACTGGAATCAGGATATAAAGGCATAATCAGGTATGGGTGCTTGCAGTTGAGTTGAGCCATAAAGATATCATTCGTTTTTTTGGTTCTTTATGGATAGAGATGTATTGACTGTCTACTAGATCCCGACCGATATATTGGTTCAACGATATTATCGGCCGATATTAGTCCAACGATAACCAACGCACAATAAATAGGATGAAAAAAGGGAATCTAATGCTTATCTGAACACTTGCGGCCATTCTCATGTCATTATTGTCACAATGTATTTAATCAACATTTGAAACATAGAGATTGGACAATTGCTCATTTGGAGGGCAATTTATGAGAATTCAGTGAGGAAAATgacactttttttgtttgtttccccCGCAGTTAAACAGTATATCGGCAGATATATCGGTATCTGTACCTTTTCTCCCCCCAAAAATCGGAATCTGTATCGAACCCCAAAAAACCTATCGGTCGGGCTCTACTGTCCAAACCGCTGGCAAAATGTACTGATAGAAAGAAATAAGCCAAACTAACCTTCCAGATCCCCAAATCCGTTCTCGTACTTCTCCCATGCCTGGTCAAAATCCACAGACCCGTCCTCCCTGCTCTGGATGACTGTTGATCCTCCTTCTGTAGATGTGGGAGATGGGACATGTAGTCAATACATGGACAgagaaacacaacaacaacaaagtgcTGTTCCTTTCTCTAGACTGATTAGGGAAAGTCGTAGGAAGCACTTATTTCCTAGGATTGTCAGTCCTGAATTCATAGCTACGTGTGCTATGTTTTCATTGGTCTGAATCGTCTGTACATTGAGTCTGgagcaggatacttgttatttggttGTACTGCAAGGACTTCTAATTGGTCAGCCACAGGCTAGTGTGTGGGGGGTTATAAATTACATCCTGTTgctttgttctgtggagagaatcactgaggatgGGGGAGCATGAACATCTATCTACCTCCCCGCATGATTTGTTCTCTTTGgtgaataaacctattttcctccccctgatttgctttggggtttgTGTTTTTGAagagtaacatcaactgctaacgcTTGTATGTAGTGCAAGGAAATGGCTTGACACATTACTGTCACATAGTTGGTTGAGAATTTGAGACGGGATTGTGTCTTACCTGAGGTCAGTTCACAGTACACGTTGAAAGGCTCAGACTGGTTTGGCTTGACAGAGTACACCCCGCTGTTTCTCTCGCCTCTGTTGAACAGATCACTGCAGTCCATGGATAGGTCTGCGTCCGGACCAGTGGAGTTGCCTGTCAGGTATTCGAACATGTCTGGCGTCTCCGAGTTGGAATCAGCTGCTTTGTCAGTCGTGTCCTGGAAATTGTCAATGCTGATCTGGAATAGCAGGCAAAATAAAAAACGGTATGGTGTTGTCTGTCTCCTTAAAtgtttttagtggccttttatatACACTGATTGAACAGGGATGAATGAAATGGCCAGCAACAGAGATGTGTACCTTTTCCTCCAGAGTCTTGATCTTAGTTTTTTGGTGGTTGAGCTGATCGTGCTGCTCCCTCACAGCTTTCAGCAGGTCCGTGATGGCCCTCTCCTGAGTCTCAATCACATCCTGAAACAGACCAGTTAACACTGTCTAGTTAATGCTcacatttaaaatacatttcCCAATGGCATAACTTAAAATTGATATCGTTACTACTCATTAAAAAGGTATGTGTTCATTAATAACTTAAACTTCTCAATGAATTCAGCAAAATAACATTTGATGCAATATTCAGTAGGAATTGTATATGTTTAAATATGTTGAATATGTGTGCCAGAAACACTGAATCTTATTCTAGAACAAAGACATTTCACATTGAAACAAAATAAGTCATAAATCTCAGTACTGATTTAATATGAGTGAAGGTCAGCAGTGTACCTTGAGTGACTTGATCTCGTTGAGCTGCTCTGCGGGTATCATGCTCTCCGACAGTCCCTTCAGTTTCTCCTCCAGCCCTCCTACTTTACTCTGCAGCTGGCTCCTCTCTTGCAGGATACTGTTGATCTTGGAGTTGATCTCCAGTGACAGGTTCCGGATCTCCTCGTTGTTGGCCTTGAGGAATGTGGTGGTCTTCTTcagctcctcttcttcctcctttaTCTCAGAGGTGACCACAGAGAGCTGGTAGAAAGAGCGGTCAAAGATGTTGAGTTTTTGAAAGATGTCGTTGATCTGGGCCTTGGTCTTGTGGACAAACTCCCTGAGGCTCTGACCCAGTTGGAGCAAGCCGTTGGCAAGGAGACGGACATCGTCCAGCATGGCAAAGCGGGACTTGGCCTCGGCTGGAGGCTGCGTCTGGGGCTGGAGTTGCGAGGTTACGGTGGGGTAGACCCTGGAGGTGTCCTGATGAGCTGCCTGAACTGTAGACACACCCAGCAGGAACAAGAGGCAGAAGAGCTTCATGGTCAAATCTCTCTCAGCAATCGTGGAATAGCAagaagtagtctctctctctgttcttccttCCGCTGCCCTACTTTCACTCTCCGTCTGTCTGTAcacctcttactctctctctttccctctacctctctctctgtcactctgctaGAAAGATGTGAGAGCAGCAGGCAGGCCTGTGTTATATACCCCAGTCCAGCAAGGGAAGGGTAGATTAGTTGATCATTAAGCCCTGTTATGTTTGAGCTACTGGGCCCCCTGAAATCCCCTCGGGGGCCCCCTCAACCCCCTCCCTTCATAAACAAACAAATCACTGCAGTGAGCGAATAGCAAATACATCCCTTTAGCATGACagctcgccccccccccccccacccgctTAACCTCCCAAATCCCCCACCACACCCCACCCAGCCTCCATCTGCAGTGCCCTGCTTTAGCTGATCAGCAGAAAGCCCACAGTGTAAGGCCATCAGATGATGGCTCATTTGTCCCTATCAATCTCACCTTATAGCAGCCACACCTCACCGTGATTCATAATATGTCACACAATTGTTGTCTAAGGGTTTGATTTAACGTCCTGCTGAATCAGCCCAGCATCACTCTCTCAGGTCCCTCTCGCTGGGCATAGATGAGGTGTGCTGTAGGTACTGAGAGAGGCAGGTGGATGTCATCAATGCTATGGTATTTGCTGTAGTTTGCATTGGGGGAGAATAATGTCCTACATGTAGATGACTGTGAACTCATTTTGGTTTTGTTTGATCGTACTATTCTGATTTAATGTAGTCTAGTCTTTCTGATCTATCTAAAGATCTATTTTAATGAATCACTTTTAATAGGAATTCCTAGTCAGTGGTTTGTTCGTGGCTTGTCGTTTCATATCCACTATATCGTTACTGTAAAATTCCAAGCTTCCACTAATGATGATTATGAAGGCGGGCCTAAATTGTTGTTGCGTTCTGTTGCCACATTTGACTATTCTAGTTCTGCAATCTGACCGTGCTCTCTTTGTGAGCATCTTTTGTTGCTCCTACTTAGCCAAGATTATTTTAATTCTCCCAATAATCTGACTACTTTGAGATGTTGGTCAAACTGTCTCGACAGCATGTTTCAATGTGGTTCAGTGACTCTAAATCATGTTAGTCCTACTCTACTATATGTTTTATTGGGTGTACAGGTGGTTGGGTTGGGGCAGAGAGTTGGTGGGGCCTGAATTTTTTTAGCAACTTTTGGCCTTTTTTTAGGTTGTTTATCCAACTGAAAAGCGGTGGCTATACTTTATTTTGGGGTCCCCAAAAGTTTCAAATAAAACACCAATATGTAATGAGGAAAGAGTGATGGACAGCAACTTCCCTTCAACAGAGGCACATTGTGGGGaggtagttagttagttagtttctTTAGCATTTGTATCCTGTAAATGCATGACAAAACTCACCATGCCATTACAGACGCGGGTAACTCTagtgcagggatgggcaactggtggcCCCCCTTTTCAAGGCCCTCGgatcaacacccccccccccccccattttgaaatgtgtttgtgcatcagcagtttttctcttatgtcagtcactgatagtcagtcAATTAGTCCATGCTAGCTAATTTATTTTAGATTACTAAGTTAgtttagcggccagctatctaaacttgttatcatggtcgaattacaggccccattgattttgttagtcagtctcactcaaATATCTTACTATAAACTAACATTTCTCTCcgtcccatggcaaaatgtgtagtacTTGGACCCATGAGCAACTgctgatgagttcagattttttggtGGCTACCACCCCCAGCAAAGTTATTCATCCCTACTCTAGTGCATAGCAATGTTCATAGCAAATGCAGATACGCTGGCTATTTGTTCATACAGTACAGAGACTCTGGCTGCAATATGCCCTTAGTAAATATGGGTTTCTGAACAAACACCATTCCTACCTGATTCTGAGCTGTGCTTGCTTAGCTTAAAGCTGGCTACATGATTCCTTACTCCCTATATGTTCTCCTTCCTAAATCTGTGGGGAGCACAGACGGTACAATATTCACATTGGGACATGTAGTAGGCCTACAGTGGGAGGCGAGGGTTGACTGTGTGACTCCGAAACGGTGCTTACGCTCGGTTTGGTTATGCAGCTACTCTGAGTCAAATAATTGATTAACCTGAGATGAATCTGTTGAGGCTGAATGACCAATAGGAGAGAATTGGCCCCGTGCTGAAAAGGGAGCTGGATCTGGTCCATATGTGTAAGAATGGCTTTTTCCTGGGGGTTATTGCAATGCAATTACATCATTCTAAAATCAACATGAGTGCCTCAAAGAACAATCAGGCAGATCAAAAAAATCATCCAGCTCTTCACCTTCACGGAGACACGTGACCAGCTACTAGAcagggaaaggaggagggaggaacgaAGGGAGAGGaaattagatagatagatatagcgTGAGTGAGGGAGAtgaaccgagagagagagaggatgagggatTCCCACGGTTTCAGCCGTTTGTCGTCACAGCTGTGGTCCTAGGGGGACCTACCCTGCGGCGGAATCTACGTCAATGTGGTCAGGCCACTGCGCTGTGGCTGCCTCGGACGTTCTGTGGTCGTAACCCTGGGAACCCTAAAGCGTTTGTGTCCAGCTTGTTAACACTAGAAAAGCCTGGCCTCATTGTACCTCCCTTCGTGGCGATGACACGTCTTTTCAACATTCTAATCGTCTAATAAATAGATTAAATATATgctattgtaaaaaataaaaaaataaaattggttgtgtttatgaaggtcttaggTAACATTAGAATACGAAAAATTGGTACCACCTTATTTGGATTGGATTGTAatgcatctacagatggactaactatctactaactaactaactaactatctactaacccttgtcctaaccccaacccttatCCCAACTGTAaattaacccttaacctaaccttaacccttacccttattctaaaTCTAACCATAACTAAGCAAGCAGTTGGTTATATACAGATAGTTTATTGATAGTACAACCATCTGTATagtatctacagatggactatccaaataaagtg
This genomic interval from Salvelinus alpinus chromosome 6, SLU_Salpinus.1, whole genome shotgun sequence contains the following:
- the LOC139577556 gene encoding angiopoietin-related protein 3-like — its product is MKLFCLLFLLGVSTVQAAHQDTSRVYPTVTSQLQPQTQPPAEAKSRFAMLDDVRLLANGLLQLGQSLREFVHKTKAQINDIFQKLNIFDRSFYQLSVVTSEIKEEEEELKKTTTFLKANNEEIRNLSLEINSKINSILQERSQLQSKVGGLEEKLKGLSESMIPAEQLNEIKSLKDVIETQERAITDLLKAVREQHDQLNHQKTKIKTLEEKISIDNFQDTTDKAADSNSETPDMFEYLTGNSTGPDADLSMDCSDLFNRGERNSGVYSVKPNQSEPFNVYCELTSEGGSTVIQSREDGSVDFDQAWEKYENGFGDLEGEFWLGLRKIHSLAGQGESILRIELEDWKEERRSVEYQFTLEGPQAHYTLHLTHLSGDLPDAMGNHSGMRFSTKDRDNDNHQDSNCAKNYTGGWWFNACGDTNLNGRYMWLRSKGRSMRRKGIQWKPMGTSYSLKTTKISIRPASPAPLTSSPP